One segment of Candidatus Manganitrophus noduliformans DNA contains the following:
- a CDS encoding DsrE family protein: protein MKKVLVLIQDGPFNTIRSSEGFRMTMGLSLADNEVSLLLMGDGVFNLLPLRAETIGQPSIQTYLEYFPKVRVQLYAEAGALADRGVQSLSEGVKRISHQEAFQLVSAAEVVIPFR from the coding sequence ATGAAGAAAGTCCTCGTCCTCATTCAAGACGGCCCATTCAATACGATTCGGAGCAGCGAGGGGTTTCGGATGACGATGGGGCTTTCCCTCGCCGACAATGAGGTGTCGCTCCTGTTGATGGGAGATGGGGTCTTCAACCTCCTCCCGCTCCGGGCGGAAACGATCGGACAGCCGTCGATCCAGACCTATCTTGAATACTTCCCGAAGGTCCGCGTTCAACTCTATGCCGAAGCGGGGGCGCTGGCGGACCGCGGGGTGCAATCACTTTCGGAAGGGGTCAAACGGATCTCGCATCAAGAGGCATTTCAACTCGTCTCAGCCGCGGAGGTGGTGATTCCGTTTCGATGA
- a CDS encoding DsrH/TusB family sulfur relay protein, translating to MKTLHILRKTSEPIALEAIQSDPRAAVLLIQDAVLTKGVFPVETYACREDLDARGIDRSFRPVDYNDIARLIVEYDRVITW from the coding sequence ATGAAGACACTCCACATTCTCAGAAAGACGAGCGAACCGATCGCGCTCGAAGCGATCCAAAGCGACCCGCGGGCGGCGGTCCTCCTGATTCAGGACGCGGTCCTGACAAAGGGGGTCTTTCCAGTGGAAACGTATGCTTGCCGCGAGGACCTGGACGCCCGGGGGATTGACCGCTCTTTCCGTCCGGTCGACTACAACGATATCGCCCGGCTCATCGTCGAATACGACCGGGTCATCACCTGGTAG
- a CDS encoding cytochrome-c peroxidase, whose amino-acid sequence MNHQKRSLGIWAVVAFAAFFLIQITAAAEPSKKEARPAILLGLDEASFQVPADNPMTPEKIELGRLLFFDKRLSGDNSIACATCHMPALAFTDGQPVSAGIRRQLGGRSAPTAINRAFSQIQFWDGRAATLEAQSIGPFTNPIEHGFADYDQMLAKMKKIEGYRTLFKKVFGTDITMDGVGKAIASFQRTLISGNSPADRYDYGEDENAISDSAKRGLVLFRNKARCTKCHSGFNFTDEKFHNLGLGWDTGNVDLGRYMVTKNTSEIGAFKTPTLREIANTAPYMHDGRFGTLEEVVDFYNQGGIKNPFLSELILPLELTAQERKDLVAFLRALNGEGWQHVKAPEEFPQ is encoded by the coding sequence ATGAATCATCAAAAAAGGTCGTTAGGGATCTGGGCGGTGGTGGCCTTCGCCGCTTTTTTCCTCATTCAAATCACCGCGGCCGCCGAACCTTCCAAAAAAGAGGCCCGCCCCGCCATCCTGTTGGGACTCGATGAGGCGTCTTTCCAGGTCCCCGCCGATAATCCGATGACGCCGGAGAAGATCGAGCTGGGACGGCTTCTCTTCTTCGACAAACGCCTCTCGGGGGACAACAGCATCGCCTGCGCCACCTGCCACATGCCGGCGCTCGCCTTCACCGACGGGCAGCCGGTCTCCGCCGGCATCCGCCGCCAACTGGGGGGACGGAGCGCCCCGACCGCGATCAACCGCGCCTTCAGCCAGATCCAGTTCTGGGACGGACGGGCGGCGACGCTCGAAGCGCAGTCGATCGGCCCCTTCACCAACCCGATCGAGCACGGTTTCGCCGACTATGACCAGATGCTCGCCAAGATGAAAAAGATCGAAGGCTACCGGACGCTTTTCAAAAAAGTTTTCGGAACCGATATCACGATGGACGGGGTCGGGAAGGCGATCGCGAGCTTCCAGCGGACGCTGATCTCCGGAAACAGCCCGGCCGACCGGTACGACTACGGCGAAGACGAAAACGCCATCTCCGATTCAGCCAAGCGGGGGCTGGTCCTCTTTCGCAACAAAGCCCGCTGCACCAAATGCCACTCCGGTTTCAACTTCACCGACGAGAAATTCCACAACCTCGGCCTCGGCTGGGACACCGGGAACGTCGACCTCGGCCGGTATATGGTGACGAAGAACACGAGCGAGATCGGGGCGTTCAAGACACCGACCCTCCGGGAGATCGCGAACACCGCCCCCTATATGCACGACGGCCGGTTCGGCACCCTGGAGGAGGTGGTTGACTTCTATAATCAGGGAGGAATCAAAAATCCGTTCCTGAGCGAGCTGATCCTTCCGCTCGAATTGACCGCGCAGGAGCGGAAGGACCTGGTCGCCTTCTTGAGAGCGCTCAACGGCGAAGGATGGCAGCATGTAAAAGCGCCGGAGGAGTTTCCACAGTAG
- a CDS encoding zf-HC2 domain-containing protein produces MYDCQTMTKLLYPYLDNELDVKEALRVQIHLDECAPCRGRFEKERSFLEELRGGIPAEPAPASLRGRIREEIADEVPAGEARFRWGSRFGAGWGSAVRVASLLAVFFLFGAGGFFLFSKPAEHPEALTWVDLAVEAHAAVVADQKGLDVRESDPAALSAWFEGKVDVPFTLPAGSGSIEMIGGRIEQVGALRVPLIVFRTEGGLSSLLLGPAQPMAVGDKAAERGTLSFYTLRHHGYDVIAWSDANVSYLLVADQLRAAKEGCLLCHADEPDRNLM; encoded by the coding sequence ATGTATGATTGCCAAACCATGACGAAGCTCCTCTATCCCTACCTGGATAACGAGCTCGATGTGAAAGAGGCGCTTCGGGTGCAGATCCATCTCGACGAGTGCGCCCCTTGCCGCGGCCGCTTCGAAAAAGAGCGCTCCTTTCTGGAAGAACTGCGGGGGGGAATCCCGGCCGAGCCCGCTCCGGCGTCGCTCCGCGGGCGGATTCGGGAGGAGATCGCCGATGAGGTTCCCGCGGGGGAGGCCCGTTTCCGATGGGGATCGCGCTTCGGCGCCGGCTGGGGCTCCGCCGTGCGGGTCGCCTCTCTCCTGGCGGTTTTCTTCCTCTTCGGCGCGGGGGGATTCTTCTTGTTTTCAAAACCGGCGGAGCATCCCGAGGCGTTGACTTGGGTCGATCTGGCGGTCGAGGCCCATGCGGCGGTGGTTGCGGATCAGAAGGGATTGGACGTGCGGGAGAGCGATCCGGCCGCCCTCTCGGCCTGGTTTGAGGGAAAGGTCGATGTCCCCTTTACCTTGCCGGCAGGGAGCGGTTCGATCGAAATGATCGGGGGGAGGATTGAGCAGGTCGGCGCCCTTCGGGTGCCGCTGATCGTTTTCCGAACGGAAGGGGGGCTCTCCTCCTTGCTTCTGGGGCCGGCTCAGCCGATGGCGGTCGGCGACAAGGCGGCCGAGCGGGGAACGCTTTCCTTCTACACCCTTCGCCATCACGGCTACGACGTGATCGCCTGGAGCGACGCCAACGTCAGCTATCTTCTGGTGGCGGACCAGCTTCGCGCGGCGAAGGAGGGATGCCTCCTCTGCCATGCCGATGAACCGGACCGAAACTTGATGTAA
- a CDS encoding sigma-70 family RNA polymerase sigma factor: MKNKDPREFEETTLPFLDSLYRYAALLTGDRDQAEDLVQETYLRACRFFDRYERGTHCKAWLMTILRNIFINQYHQRSREVLVSEFDEPGDFEPLSPPGVSREDGSLKSRIARHDLKKALEALPAHLREVVLLKDAEGFDYKEIGRLIGVPLGTVMSRLFRARNQLKRHLKDYESGPFSVTDRPGVSGGERDV; encoded by the coding sequence ATGAAGAACAAAGATCCGCGGGAATTCGAAGAGACCACTTTACCCTTTCTCGATTCGCTCTATCGCTACGCCGCTCTTTTGACCGGCGATCGGGACCAGGCGGAGGATCTGGTGCAGGAGACCTATCTGCGCGCCTGCCGCTTCTTCGACCGGTATGAAAGGGGGACCCACTGCAAGGCGTGGCTGATGACGATCCTGCGGAACATTTTCATCAATCAGTATCATCAACGGTCGCGGGAGGTATTGGTCTCGGAGTTCGATGAGCCGGGCGACTTTGAGCCGCTCTCTCCGCCGGGGGTATCGCGGGAAGACGGCTCCCTCAAAAGCCGGATCGCGAGGCATGACCTCAAGAAGGCGCTGGAGGCCCTTCCGGCCCACCTTCGGGAGGTGGTTCTTTTGAAAGACGCGGAGGGGTTTGACTACAAAGAGATCGGCCGCCTGATCGGCGTCCCGCTGGGGACGGTGATGTCCCGTCTCTTTCGGGCGAGAAATCAGCTGAAGCGACATTTGAAGGATTATGAGAGCGGGCCTTTTTCGGTGACCGACCGGCCCGGCGTCTCGGGAGGAGAGCGCGATGTATGA
- the ubiE gene encoding bifunctional demethylmenaquinone methyltransferase/2-methoxy-6-polyprenyl-1,4-benzoquinol methylase UbiE, with translation MASTATGSDKEKTVQKMFSSIARFYDLNNTLLSFGLHHRWKVRTIQIASLQTGERVADVGAGTADLSILAAHAVGEKGSVIAIDLNEPMLQIGRRKLSARRLRQTACSLGNAERLPLPDRSVDAVLTGFCMRNVSDLDQALREIHRVLKPGGRMVCLEFSTPPGPALRKLYDFYSFTLLPKIGTWVAKDHTGVYTYLPDSIRKFPDQEGLKKRMESAGFQQVAYENLTGGIVAIHTGRK, from the coding sequence ATGGCTTCGACGGCGACAGGTTCCGATAAAGAGAAGACGGTCCAGAAGATGTTTTCCTCGATCGCCCGCTTTTACGATCTGAACAATACCCTTCTCTCCTTCGGCCTTCACCACCGGTGGAAGGTCCGAACCATCCAGATCGCCTCTCTGCAGACCGGAGAGCGGGTCGCCGATGTCGGCGCCGGCACCGCCGACCTTTCGATCCTCGCCGCTCACGCGGTCGGCGAAAAGGGATCGGTCATCGCGATCGACCTGAACGAGCCGATGCTCCAAATCGGCCGGCGGAAACTTTCCGCCCGGCGGCTCCGCCAAACCGCCTGCAGCCTCGGCAACGCCGAGCGGCTCCCCCTCCCCGATCGATCGGTCGATGCGGTCCTCACCGGCTTCTGCATGCGAAACGTCTCGGACCTCGACCAGGCCTTACGCGAGATCCACCGGGTCCTGAAACCGGGCGGCCGGATGGTCTGCCTGGAATTCTCGACGCCGCCGGGCCCGGCCCTTCGCAAACTGTACGACTTCTACTCCTTCACCCTCCTCCCCAAAATCGGCACCTGGGTCGCCAAAGACCACACCGGCGTCTACACCTATCTTCCGGACTCAATTCGAAAATTCCCGGACCAGGAAGGATTGAAGAAGCGGATGGAGAGTGCCGGGTTTCAACAGGTCGCCTATGAAAATCTCACCGGCGGCATTGTGGCGATTCACACCGGACGGAAGTAG
- a CDS encoding PEP-CTERM sorting domain-containing protein has product MHRSIFRKISTHSAMAIILLLVLRGNADAFPCSIGYVDGSLNGVNDGSYPCIDGPSQDKNDQVTDLNGGNYFGINTWEFLQKQDTPGDLSTGAFDLGLIVNPDTGTTEGTWTFTNDPWGTYGQIVIVVKDGKAGAPADGIYWTVYLVDEGDLSGDWNMPTRDLSHLSVYGNRGTAQVPEPATLGLLGMGLVGLGLMRRRLLR; this is encoded by the coding sequence TTGCACAGATCAATCTTCAGGAAAATTTCTACCCACTCCGCGATGGCGATCATTCTTTTGCTCGTTCTGCGAGGGAATGCCGATGCGTTTCCATGCAGCATCGGATATGTCGACGGCAGTCTGAACGGGGTGAACGACGGGAGCTATCCCTGCATCGACGGACCGTCCCAGGATAAAAACGATCAGGTGACCGATCTCAACGGAGGAAACTATTTCGGCATCAACACATGGGAATTTCTTCAGAAACAGGATACACCTGGAGATCTGTCCACCGGCGCGTTCGACCTCGGGTTGATCGTCAATCCCGACACCGGAACGACCGAAGGAACCTGGACCTTCACCAACGATCCCTGGGGAACGTACGGTCAAATCGTTATCGTCGTGAAGGATGGGAAGGCCGGGGCCCCCGCCGACGGAATTTACTGGACCGTCTATCTGGTTGACGAGGGCGATCTCAGCGGCGATTGGAACATGCCGACCCGGGACCTTTCCCACCTTTCGGTATATGGAAACAGGGGCACCGCCCAGGTCCCCGAGCCGGCGACCCTGGGCCTGCTCGGCATGGGCCTCGTCGGTCTCGGCTTGATGCGCCGCCGTCTGCTCCGCTAA
- a CDS encoding B12-binding domain-containing radical SAM protein: protein MMPRPKSVLYVFLPCKKVYPLGVTYLAHFLHQHHPEAPQRILDLSQITRPQRHAALRETISDFKPDLIAFSWRDIQLFAPHEGDGSLKYAFDFYYSMNPIKKLVASVQGLRHLWIYYSNLREHFTYLEQVRREFPQVQMTVGGGAFSVFSEPIIRRLPEGIVGIIGEGEDALLNLYEEKTIMNDRCIFRKGDQIITGTQKEVVKLDSSVQDPAYIESIFPQYKAYIDEPIGIQTKRGCPYDCQFCLYTYIEGKRVYTRPAENVVAEMKAFYDRWGTRRFWFADAQWIPGSKYYSHCTETLERIISSGMKIEWGAYIRTSLITKELAELMVRSGLGDTEVAITSGSQKVLDELKMGFRLDKLYEGCRHLKEAGFTGKIILNYSLNSPGDTEETLMESVASYKKIVEIMGESQVYPALFFLGIQPHTGLADRLVEEGYLPRNYNPFSMNPLMIKKLLYNPPPLGKIITRACLKAWENQKRTPTDPFAKRNIAYADDSLANIFEGNTGRAALLNLEAELKARGIQPVTSRE, encoded by the coding sequence ATGATGCCTCGCCCCAAATCGGTTCTCTACGTTTTTCTTCCCTGTAAAAAAGTCTATCCCCTCGGCGTCACCTACCTGGCCCACTTTCTTCATCAGCACCATCCGGAAGCGCCGCAGCGGATTCTCGATCTCTCCCAAATCACCCGCCCGCAGCGGCATGCCGCCCTCCGGGAAACAATTTCCGACTTTAAACCGGACCTGATCGCTTTTTCATGGAGAGACATCCAGCTCTTCGCCCCGCATGAGGGGGACGGCTCGCTCAAATATGCCTTCGACTTCTACTATTCGATGAACCCGATCAAAAAGCTCGTCGCCTCGGTTCAGGGACTGAGGCACCTCTGGATCTACTACAGCAACCTGCGGGAGCACTTCACCTATTTGGAGCAGGTCCGCCGCGAGTTCCCGCAGGTGCAGATGACCGTCGGCGGGGGCGCTTTCTCCGTCTTCTCCGAGCCGATCATCCGGCGGCTGCCGGAGGGGATTGTCGGGATCATCGGCGAGGGGGAAGATGCCCTGCTCAACCTCTATGAAGAGAAGACGATCATGAACGACCGCTGCATCTTCCGGAAGGGAGACCAGATCATCACCGGAACGCAGAAAGAGGTCGTGAAGCTCGACAGCTCCGTTCAAGATCCCGCCTATATCGAATCGATCTTCCCGCAGTACAAGGCCTACATCGACGAGCCGATCGGCATCCAAACCAAACGCGGCTGCCCCTACGACTGCCAGTTCTGCCTCTATACCTACATCGAGGGGAAGCGGGTTTACACGCGTCCTGCGGAGAACGTCGTCGCCGAGATGAAGGCCTTCTACGACCGCTGGGGAACGCGCCGCTTCTGGTTCGCCGACGCGCAGTGGATCCCCGGATCGAAATATTATTCCCACTGCACCGAGACCCTGGAGCGGATCATCTCAAGCGGAATGAAGATCGAGTGGGGAGCCTATATTCGAACCAGCCTGATCACGAAGGAGCTGGCGGAGTTGATGGTGCGATCGGGCCTCGGCGATACCGAGGTGGCGATCACCTCCGGCTCGCAGAAGGTGCTCGATGAGTTAAAGATGGGATTCCGGCTCGACAAGCTCTATGAGGGATGCCGCCATTTGAAGGAGGCCGGCTTTACCGGAAAGATCATCTTGAACTACTCGTTGAACTCCCCCGGCGACACCGAGGAGACGCTGATGGAAAGCGTCGCTTCTTACAAAAAGATCGTCGAGATCATGGGGGAGTCCCAGGTTTATCCGGCGCTTTTCTTCCTCGGCATCCAGCCGCACACCGGCCTCGCCGACCGTCTGGTGGAAGAAGGGTATCTGCCGCGCAACTACAACCCCTTTTCGATGAACCCGCTGATGATCAAAAAGCTCCTCTACAACCCGCCGCCGCTCGGAAAGATCATCACCCGCGCCTGTCTCAAGGCGTGGGAGAATCAAAAACGAACCCCGACCGACCCCTTCGCCAAGCGGAACATCGCCTACGCCGACGACTCCCTCGCCAACATCTTCGAAGGAAACACCGGCCGCGCCGCGCTGCTGAATTTGGAGGCGGAGTTGAAGGCCCGAGGCATTCAGCCGGTCACCTCTAGAGAGTAA
- a CDS encoding HEAT repeat domain-containing protein: MRSSRVISLSIGLALLLTQGGFAFDEGPSKTETVSSLFKPENKNIDPIIFEELSRLAKDPDPYVRLEAVNQLNTWYEDPKVAEVLRAAAHDDIWIVRRAPFPYGTPRDLLLDDMVDEDVGIRDSAVFQAARPNDSRFVDAFLDRLYDPYSKIVYDSLIALGESNDKRAIKPILEFLLSHPEWESSVKISIKLLTGEPLEKVMEAYRSELKPAPKNKVTFKQREAAPQIKLLQEGNRIERVSAALRLAWADKPEALNALIWALKDNDSTVRAAAAQSLGAWPLMGRWTEKVLHALMESAIDSDSMVREISMVGVGQFTYGEYSAPAIEFLEKAVQNEKDPSVRAAAVYSLGGVNTTRSSKILLGFLNDPSAEVREHAVRGVNLECLPSGLEHVIKALYDPNPSVRRFAAFSVGRPKDRVAVQPLIDVLMDSDEMVRFGAVSSLGFIGAPEAIQKMKEVAEADPSEEVRERAREAIQNIENQPAEESKYPIVNWLFKLISKLKPLPEHCKG, translated from the coding sequence ATGCGCTCTTCCAGAGTGATCTCTTTGTCGATCGGACTGGCTTTGCTGCTGACGCAAGGCGGATTCGCTTTCGATGAGGGTCCCTCGAAGACCGAAACCGTATCCTCCCTCTTTAAACCAGAAAACAAAAATATTGATCCAATCATTTTTGAGGAGTTATCCCGGCTCGCCAAAGATCCCGATCCTTACGTTCGTCTTGAAGCAGTCAATCAACTCAACACCTGGTATGAAGATCCGAAGGTGGCAGAAGTTCTGAGAGCGGCGGCCCACGATGATATCTGGATCGTGCGGCGTGCTCCCTTCCCCTACGGAACACCGAGAGACCTACTACTTGATGATATGGTAGATGAAGACGTGGGAATACGAGACTCTGCCGTTTTTCAGGCAGCTCGGCCTAACGACTCGCGTTTTGTTGATGCTTTCCTCGATCGGCTCTATGACCCTTATAGCAAGATCGTTTATGATTCGTTAATCGCTCTGGGGGAGTCGAACGACAAAAGAGCAATTAAACCGATCTTAGAATTCCTGCTGTCCCATCCAGAGTGGGAGTCTTCTGTCAAAATTTCCATCAAGCTTCTAACCGGCGAGCCTTTAGAAAAGGTAATGGAAGCGTATCGGTCCGAATTGAAACCGGCACCCAAGAACAAAGTAACCTTCAAGCAAAGAGAAGCCGCACCTCAGATAAAACTCCTCCAAGAGGGCAACCGGATCGAACGTGTCTCCGCGGCATTGCGTTTGGCCTGGGCCGATAAACCGGAAGCTTTAAACGCCTTGATCTGGGCACTTAAAGACAACGATTCCACCGTTCGTGCCGCAGCCGCTCAATCGCTAGGAGCGTGGCCCCTAATGGGGCGGTGGACGGAGAAAGTTCTACATGCCTTAATGGAATCAGCAATAGATTCCGATTCGATGGTACGGGAAATAAGCATGGTTGGTGTGGGACAGTTTACATACGGAGAGTATAGCGCTCCAGCGATCGAATTTCTAGAAAAGGCTGTACAGAATGAAAAAGATCCCTCTGTCAGGGCTGCGGCCGTTTACTCGTTAGGCGGGGTCAATACAACACGTTCCAGCAAAATCTTGCTTGGTTTCCTAAATGACCCATCTGCTGAAGTACGAGAACATGCGGTTCGAGGTGTCAACCTCGAATGTCTTCCGAGCGGATTGGAGCACGTAATCAAAGCACTGTATGACCCCAATCCATCGGTTCGCAGATTTGCTGCCTTTTCGGTTGGACGACCCAAAGACCGAGTGGCGGTACAACCCTTGATTGACGTCTTAATGGACTCAGATGAGATGGTCCGATTCGGTGCTGTGTCATCGTTGGGTTTCATTGGAGCCCCGGAAGCGATTCAGAAAATGAAAGAAGTCGCGGAGGCTGATCCTTCTGAAGAGGTTCGAGAAAGGGCAAGAGAAGCAATTCAAAACATTGAAAACCAACCTGCCGAAGAAAGCAAATATCCAATTGTAAACTGGCTTTTCAAACTCATCTCAAAATTGAAGCCTCTTCCGGAGCACTGTAAAGGTTAG
- a CDS encoding vitamin B12-dependent ribonucleotide reductase, protein MNLSPNALRVLEKRYLAKDQEGKVIEAPDALFRRVARNIAEADRQYDPSANLGAVEEDFYDLMASLRFLPNSPTLMNAGRDLQQLSACFVLPVEDSMESIFETVKQAAIIHKTGGGTGFSFSRLRPKDDVVRSTGGVASGPVSFMKVFNHATEAVKQGGTRRGANMGILRVDHPDILEFIGCKADTSQIINFNISVAITDRFMEAFEKDEEYELISPRSKQVVRKISARMVMDKIAEQACATGEPGLFFIDVTNRTNPTPHISDMEATNPCGEQPLLPYESCNLGSINLEQHLVEIDGRYQIDWKKLEKSIRTSIHFLDNVIDMNRYPIQQIEEITKSNRKIGLGVMGFARMLFKLEIPYNSDEGIETARKVMGFIRKIGYDESGRLAEKRGTYKFWQGSLHQKRGERIRNSYVTTVAPTGTISMIADTSGGCEPEFSLIWYKNVMGGDHLPYVLDYFIEVAKREGFWSEDLLEKIIKNHGSVHGIDQVPGYWQRVFVTSHGISPEWHVRMQAAFQESSDSAVSKTINLPSHATSKEVKEAYLLAFKLGCKGITVYRDGARPDQVMNVGESKKGETKKAEAAIATDAPLLQPDQPLKVIAPRPRPEMMIGTTTRKRTSCGDLYLTVNQDEKGLPFEAFATMGKAGGCEGSFNEAIGRLISLCLRAGVTPRDIVKQLIGIRCDKPFGLGKEKVLSCSDAVAKIFNQAFENKVPEKRYPDPIAQVAQAAVIEEEIVQEKKIAFPCPDCGCELEFAEGCEKCHFCGYSRCY, encoded by the coding sequence CTGAATCTCTCCCCGAATGCGTTGCGCGTTTTAGAGAAGCGGTACCTGGCCAAGGATCAGGAAGGAAAAGTCATCGAGGCCCCCGATGCGCTCTTTCGGCGGGTTGCGCGAAATATCGCCGAGGCGGACCGGCAGTACGATCCGAGCGCGAATCTCGGCGCCGTGGAAGAAGATTTCTATGACCTGATGGCGTCGCTTCGGTTCTTGCCGAACTCCCCCACCCTCATGAATGCCGGCCGCGACCTGCAGCAGCTCTCCGCCTGCTTCGTGTTGCCGGTCGAAGACTCGATGGAGTCGATCTTCGAGACGGTCAAACAGGCGGCGATCATTCACAAGACCGGCGGCGGGACCGGCTTTTCGTTTTCCCGTCTTCGTCCCAAAGACGACGTCGTCCGCTCCACCGGCGGTGTCGCGTCCGGACCGGTCTCCTTCATGAAGGTCTTCAACCATGCCACAGAGGCCGTCAAGCAGGGGGGGACCCGTCGGGGCGCGAACATGGGGATCTTGCGGGTCGACCATCCCGACATTCTCGAGTTCATCGGGTGCAAGGCCGACACCAGCCAGATCATCAACTTCAACATCTCGGTCGCGATCACCGATCGGTTTATGGAAGCCTTCGAGAAGGACGAGGAGTACGAGCTGATCTCGCCCCGCAGCAAGCAGGTGGTCCGGAAAATTTCCGCGCGGATGGTCATGGACAAAATCGCCGAGCAGGCCTGCGCCACCGGCGAGCCGGGGCTTTTCTTCATCGACGTGACCAACCGGACCAACCCGACCCCGCATATCTCCGACATGGAAGCGACCAATCCTTGCGGCGAGCAGCCGCTCTTGCCGTACGAGAGCTGCAACCTCGGGAGCATCAATCTGGAGCAGCATCTTGTCGAGATTGACGGCCGGTATCAGATCGATTGGAAGAAGCTGGAGAAAAGCATCCGGACCTCGATCCATTTCCTCGACAACGTCATCGACATGAACCGCTACCCGATCCAGCAGATCGAAGAGATCACCAAGTCGAACCGGAAGATCGGTCTCGGGGTGATGGGCTTCGCCCGGATGCTCTTCAAGCTCGAGATTCCCTACAACTCCGATGAAGGGATCGAGACCGCCCGGAAGGTCATGGGCTTTATCCGCAAGATCGGCTACGATGAGTCGGGCCGCCTTGCCGAGAAGCGGGGGACCTATAAATTCTGGCAGGGATCGCTGCACCAAAAACGGGGAGAACGGATTCGCAACTCTTACGTGACGACGGTGGCGCCGACCGGGACGATCTCGATGATCGCCGACACCTCCGGCGGCTGCGAGCCGGAATTCTCGTTGATCTGGTATAAGAACGTCATGGGGGGGGATCATCTTCCGTATGTCCTCGACTACTTCATCGAGGTCGCCAAGCGCGAGGGCTTCTGGAGCGAAGATCTGCTCGAAAAAATCATCAAGAACCACGGCTCGGTTCACGGGATCGATCAAGTTCCCGGTTATTGGCAGCGGGTCTTCGTCACCTCGCACGGCATCTCGCCCGAGTGGCATGTCCGGATGCAGGCGGCGTTCCAGGAGTCGTCCGACTCCGCCGTCAGCAAGACGATCAACCTCCCGTCGCACGCCACCTCCAAAGAGGTGAAGGAGGCGTATCTGTTGGCTTTTAAACTCGGCTGCAAGGGGATCACGGTCTACCGCGACGGCGCCCGTCCCGATCAGGTGATGAACGTCGGGGAGTCGAAAAAGGGGGAGACCAAAAAGGCGGAAGCGGCGATCGCCACCGATGCGCCTCTCCTTCAGCCCGATCAGCCGTTGAAGGTGATTGCGCCTCGTCCCCGGCCGGAGATGATGATCGGAACGACGACGCGGAAGCGAACTTCCTGCGGCGATCTCTACCTGACGGTCAATCAAGACGAGAAGGGGCTGCCGTTCGAGGCGTTCGCGACGATGGGTAAAGCGGGAGGCTGCGAAGGGTCGTTCAACGAGGCGATCGGCCGTCTGATCTCGCTCTGTCTTCGGGCCGGCGTGACGCCGCGGGATATCGTCAAGCAGTTGATCGGGATTCGCTGCGACAAGCCGTTCGGTCTCGGCAAGGAGAAGGTCCTCTCCTGCTCCGACGCGGTCGCCAAGATCTTCAACCAGGCGTTCGAGAACAAAGTTCCCGAGAAGCGTTATCCCGACCCGATCGCCCAGGTCGCGCAAGCGGCGGTCATCGAGGAGGAGATCGTTCAGGAGAAGAAGATCGCCTTCCCCTGCCCCGATTGCGGCTGCGAGCTGGAATTCGCGGAAGGGTGCGAGAAGTGCCATTTTTGCGGCTATTCGCGATGTTATTAA